In Alicyclobacillus macrosporangiidus CPP55, a single window of DNA contains:
- a CDS encoding GNAT family N-acetyltransferase: protein MNIGLRPVPVEEKSVLRNLMHLYLYDLTEFTHEDVSRHGLFEYKYLDHYWTEADRHAFFIAVDDHLAGFVLVNRHSIVLESANTVAEFFVMRKYRRQGVGSQVVMKVFDMFPGAWEIRLLYNNTAAWAFWRSVIRLYTGGQYQEQILNDERWTGPILTFGS, encoded by the coding sequence ATGAACATCGGACTACGCCCTGTACCGGTAGAAGAAAAGTCAGTCCTACGCAACCTCATGCATTTATACCTGTACGACCTGACCGAGTTCACTCATGAAGACGTGAGTCGTCACGGTCTTTTCGAGTACAAGTATCTTGACCACTATTGGACAGAGGCCGATCGCCACGCATTCTTCATCGCGGTGGACGACCACCTTGCGGGGTTTGTATTGGTGAACCGCCATAGTATTGTGTTGGAAAGCGCAAACACCGTCGCAGAGTTCTTCGTAATGCGGAAGTATCGGCGTCAAGGCGTCGGTTCACAGGTCGTAATGAAGGTCTTCGACATGTTTCCGGGGGCATGGGAAATTCGGTTGTTGTACAACAATACAGCAGCTTGGGCATTCTGGAGGTCAGTGATCCGTTTGTATACGGGAGGTCAATACCAGGAGCAAATCCTGAATGACGAACGGTGGACTGGACCGATACTAACATTTGGTAGTTAA